In one Apteryx mantelli isolate bAptMan1 chromosome 9, bAptMan1.hap1, whole genome shotgun sequence genomic region, the following are encoded:
- the TM4SF1 gene encoding transmembrane 4 L6 family member 1 codes for MCFGRCTRCVGYKLLILALLCIVSNILLYFPNGETRFASEHHLSKYVECLHGILGGGFLVLIPAAVFIGLHNDCCGCVGHEDCGKSCVMLSSVLAAFVGILGSGYCIIISALGLSQGPYCFTTVGRNWISPFTESSGGYLLEYNKWSQCQEPRNIVQWNVTLFSILLVLGGIEFILCSIQIINGILGGICGLCCSRQETYVC; via the exons ATGTGTTTTGGAAGGTGTACTAGGTGTGTTGGGTACAAGTTGCTCATCCTTGCCTTGCTCTGCATTGTGTCCaacattttactttattttcctaATGGTGAGACAAGATTTGCTTCAGAGCATCATCTCAGCAAATATGTGGAATGCCTTCATGGCATTCTAGGTGGAGGTTTTTTG GTACTCATTCCAGCCGCAGTGTTCATTGGGCTCCACAACGACTGCTGTGGGTGCGTTGGCCATGAGGACTGTGGGAAAAGCTGTGTG ATGCTGTCCTCGGTTCTGGCAGCCTTTGTTGGGATCCTTGGTTCTGGCTACTGTATCATCATTTCAGCTTTGGGCTTATCCCAGGGACCATACTGCTTCACTACTGTAGGAAGAAACTGGATCTCTCCTTTCACTGAATCCTCTGGAGG GTACTTGCTCGAGTATAACAAGTGGTCTCAATGTCAAGAACCGCGAAATATTGTACAGTGGAACGTCACCCTCTTTTCCATTCTGCTTGTCTTGGGAGGAATAGAGTTCATTCTGTGCTCCATACAGATAATCAATGGTATTCTTGGAGGAATATGTGGGCTGTGCTGCAGTCGTCAGGAG ACATACGTTTGCTAG
- the TM4SF18 gene encoding transmembrane 4 L6 family member 18 isoform X1, translated as MGLETCGNCLSCLLIPLALWSIVVNILLYFPNGKTSYAASYQLPNYVWYFEGICFSGVMILLLAVILITLESNLFYRCCQSESCNKTYRSFISIVLALLGIAFSGYNCIISALGLIQGPFCNSSTGWDYIFKDTAGGYLTDYSAWSRCTEPANIVEWNIILLSILIALSGLQMIICFLKVTAELKRTLCGTYSVFVQAGII; from the exons ATGGGATTAGAGACATGTGGAAACTGTCTGAGTTGTCTGCTGATCCCTCTTGCACTTTGGAGTATTGTTGTTAACATCCTATTATACTTCCCTAATGGGAAAACATCATATGCTGCCAGTTACCAGCTTCCCAACTACGTGTGGTATTTTGAAGGGATCTGTTTCTCAGGTGTGATG ATCCTTCTGTTAGCAGTAATTCTAATAACACTGGAGAGTAACTTGTTCTATCGGTGCTGCCAGAGTGAGAGCTGTAACAAAACCTACAGG AGTTTTATTTCAATTGTGCTAGCCCTGCTTGGAATTGCTTTCTCCGGGTACAATTGCATCATTTCTGCCTTGGGGTTGATCCAAGGCCCCTTCTGCAATTCATCAACTGGATGGGATTATATCTTCAAAGACACTGCTGGAGG GTACCTCACAGATTACTCTGCTTGGTCTCGGTGCACCGAACCTGCAAACATAGTGGAATGGAACATCATTTTACTCTCTATCCTGATAGCACTTAGTGGACTTCAAATGATCATCTGTTTCCTCAAAGTGACTGCTGAGTTGAAACGGACACTCTGTGGGACCTATTCTGTCTTTGTTCAG gctggGATTATCTGA
- the TM4SF18 gene encoding transmembrane 4 L6 family member 18 isoform X2 produces MGLETCGNCLSCLLIPLALWSIVVNILLYFPNGKTSYAASYQLPNYVWYFEGICFSGVMSFISIVLALLGIAFSGYNCIISALGLIQGPFCNSSTGWDYIFKDTAGGYLTDYSAWSRCTEPANIVEWNIILLSILIALSGLQMIICFLKVTAELKRTLCGTYSVFVQAGII; encoded by the exons ATGGGATTAGAGACATGTGGAAACTGTCTGAGTTGTCTGCTGATCCCTCTTGCACTTTGGAGTATTGTTGTTAACATCCTATTATACTTCCCTAATGGGAAAACATCATATGCTGCCAGTTACCAGCTTCCCAACTACGTGTGGTATTTTGAAGGGATCTGTTTCTCAGGTGTGATG AGTTTTATTTCAATTGTGCTAGCCCTGCTTGGAATTGCTTTCTCCGGGTACAATTGCATCATTTCTGCCTTGGGGTTGATCCAAGGCCCCTTCTGCAATTCATCAACTGGATGGGATTATATCTTCAAAGACACTGCTGGAGG GTACCTCACAGATTACTCTGCTTGGTCTCGGTGCACCGAACCTGCAAACATAGTGGAATGGAACATCATTTTACTCTCTATCCTGATAGCACTTAGTGGACTTCAAATGATCATCTGTTTCCTCAAAGTGACTGCTGAGTTGAAACGGACACTCTGTGGGACCTATTCTGTCTTTGTTCAG gctggGATTATCTGA